Genomic DNA from Halobaculum sp. CBA1158:
ATGACGAGCGCGAAGACGGCACTCGCGCCGAGCAGCCACCGGGCCATCAGGGCGACCGCACGGCCCGTCCCGAGGTCGATGTCGCGGACGGCGCGGACGCCGCGAACCGTCGGGGCGTACGCGACGAGCGCGACGGTGCCGGCCGCCGCCATCGTCAGGAACTCCGAGAGGAACACGTCGACGGCGACGGTGCCGGTCGATCCGCCGGCGAGCGCCGCGCGGACGGCCGCCCCCAGATCGAGGACCGACAGGAGGCCGTACGCCAACACCCCGAGCGGGAGGACGCCGCCGACGTACAGCAGGCGATACTTTCCGACGGGGTTCGAGAGCCGGCGGGCGACGGCGCTGCCGACGACGCCGACGACCGCCCCGAGCAGACAGAGGAGCACCCAAAAGGCCACCGGCGGGCCGAGATCGGCCGTGGAGGACGCGACTGCGGACTGAAGCGGGACCATGCGCGGCGATCCATTCGCGCGGATGAAAACCGTGCCGAACCGCCGGGCTTCCGGGAGCAGTCTCGGCGACGAGCTCGGTGCCGGCCCCGACGGACTCAAGGACGGCCCCGCCGTCCCCCCGCCCATGCGCATCGCCGTACCCAACAAGGGCCGCCTCCACGAGCCGACGATGGCGCTGCTCGAACGCGCCGGCCTGCACGTCGAGGAGACGGCCGACCGGCAGCTGTACGCCGACACGGTCGACCCCGACGTGTCGATCCTGTTCGCGCGGGCCGCGGACATCCCGGAGTACGTCGCCGACGGGGCCGCGGACGCCGGGATCACCGGGCTCGACCAGGCTCGCGAGTCCGGCCGAGAGCTGGCCGAGCTGCTGGATCTGGAGTTCGGTCGCTGCCGACTCGTGCTCGCCGCACCCGAGGACGGCGACGTCCGGTCGCCGGCGGACGTGGCCGGCGGCACCGTCGCCACCGAGTTCCCCCGGATCACCCGCGAGTACCTCGACGGCGAGGGCGTCGACGCCGAGGTGGTCGAGGTGACCGGCGCGACCGAGCTCACCCCCCACGTCGACATGGCCGACGCCATCGTCGACATCACCTCCACCGGCACTACTCTTCAGGTGAATCGCCTCGCGATCATCGACGAGGTGCTCGCCTCCTCGGTCCGACTGTTCGCCCGCCCCGACGCGGCCGACGACGAGAAGGTCACGCAGGTCGCGACCGCCCTGGAGTCGGTCGTCGCCGCCGAGGGGAAGCGCTACCTGATGATGAACGCCCCCGCCGACAGCCTCGACGACGTGAAGCGGGTGCTCCCCGGAATGGGCGGTCCGACCGTGATGGACATCGCGGACGGCGACGACGACCACGTCGCCGTCCACGCCGTCGTCGACGAGCGCGACGTGTTCGAGACGATCACCGCGCTCAAAGGCGTCGGCGCGAGCGACGTGCTCGTCACCGAGATCGAACGGCTCGTGGAGTAGTCCCGTCGTCCGAGGCGACGCCGCCTCCCCGTCTCGCCCTGCCCCGCCCCGCCTCGTCTCGATCCGTCCCGCCCCGCCTCATCTTCCCCGTCCCGCCCCGACTCGTCTTCCCCGTCCCGTCCTTAGTCCTCGTTCGTGGTTGCCGGCGTGGTCGATCGTGATCCCCCGTGTTCGTCCCCGTTCTCGCTCTCGCTCTTGCCACGGAGGTCGGGCACGGCGATCCGGGAGTCGATCAGCCCCTCGGGCAGGCCATCGCGGACGCGGACCCACCACGCGGTCGCCGCGACGCCGACGAGGACCGCGCCCATCCCCAACAGGCCGGCCTCCGGGCCGAACGACCCGCCGGTGACGAGCGTCGGGCCGGTCGGCTCCAGGTCGACGACGGCCGCCTCGACGCCCAGGCCGCTCACGGGGAAGCCGAACACGAGCCCCTGGGCGGCGTTCCAGGACACGTGGACGCCCACCGGGAACGACAGCCGCCCCGTCAGCGCGAAGCCGACGCCGAGGAACAGCCCCGCGAGGGTGATCCCGACGGTCGACGCCGTCGACGCCCCCGGGTTGCCCGCGTGAAGGAGTCCGAACGTCGCCGAGGAGGCCGCGAGCGCGACGCCGACGGCGACGCGGTCGCCGGCGAACCGGAGCCCCTCGGCGACGTTGACAAGCAGCAGCCCCCGGGCGAACAGTTCCTCGTACACGCCGACGACGAGGAACACGAGGAGGACGGTCGCGCCCCCGGCGACGCTGCCGACGAAGGCGTCGACGACGCGGAACCAGCCGGCGGCGACCCCGACGCCGGCGATCAGCGCCTGGAGGAGGACGCCGAGCGCGAGGCCGGCCCCGAGGTCGGCGATCCACCCCGGCTCGCGACGCAGTCCGAGGTCCGACAGCCTGCGACGGTCGACGTACCGCGCCGAAAGGAGGGTCGCGCCGGCGACCGCGAGCATCGGGAGGACGGTCGAAAGCGGGGCGGAGAGGCCGGCGACCGCCGCTCCGCTCCCGGCGACCACGAGCGCGACGACGGCGAGCGCGGCCGCCGTGAGGAGTCGGACCGGCGCGCGCGGTCTGTGCTCTGCGGCGTTCCACACCGGGGAGACGAGACGGCCGAGCAGCGAGGGCTCGCGGGAGTCGCGGTCGCGGTCGCCGTCGGCGGGCGGTTCGTCTCCATCTCGCTCGGGGTCGCCGACGCGGTCGTCGCTCATACGGGCGCGGTCTGATACACCGCGAGCACCCGCTGGACCCCGACGGCCGCGATGACCGTGAGCGCGTAGTGCATCGCCGTGATCATCGCGGTGCCGCGGCGGTCGAGTCCGTACGCGAGTCGGACCATGACCGCGTCGACGACGAGCGCGAGCGCGATGACGGCGGCGGCGGGGAGCACGGCCGCCGTGAGGCCGACCAGCGCCATCGCGACGCCCGGGGGAACCGCCTGTCGGAACTCCGCCTCGTCGCCGAGGACGAAGTAGGCGGACGTGTTGGCCAGCAGGGTCGACAGCACCGCGATCAGGACGAGGCCGCCCAGCAGGCCGACGACGGCAGTCTGAAGCAGCACGTCAGCCGAACAGCCCGAGCTCCGAGAGGCGCTCGGAGATCACCTCGACCGCCGCGTGGGCGTCGGCGGGCTCCTTCCCGCCCGTGATGACGAGCTTGCCGGAGCCGAACAGCAGCGCGACCACGTCGGGGTCGTCGAGGCGGTACACCAGTCCGGGGAACTGCTCCGGCTCGTACTCGATGTTCTCCAGCCCCAAGCCGATCGCGATGGCGTTGAGGTTGAGGCTCTCGCCCAGGTCCGCGGAGGTGACGATGTTCTGTACAGTGACCTCGGGGTCGTCGCCCACGGGGATGTCGAGCTCGCGCAGCTTCTCGAACACGATGTCGAGCGCCTCGTGGACCGCGTCGGTGCTGTTCGCGCCCGTGCAGACGATCTTCCCGGACCGGAAGATGAGCGCCGCGCTCTTGGGATCGATCGTCCGGTACACCAGTCCGGGGAACTGCTCGGGGTCGTAGTCGGCCCCTTCCAGGTCCATGGCGACCGTCTGGAGGTCCAACTCCTGGTCGATTCCCGTCGACGCGACGACGTTCTCGATGTTGATCGACTCCGTGGGGTCAGCCATTCTCTTGTTTAAGTGTCGGCGCTGGCGTTTAAAGTAGTACCGCCGCGCCCGGTGGGGGTTCCCGGCCGCGCTCCCGGCGACGCGGGGGGGACCGACGGGTCGCGGGCCGTCGCGAGGCGCTTCGACCCGTCGTGAACCGTCGTGAACTGCGAACCCGTGCGTTCAAGCGCGCCGGCGCGCCACGTCCGGGCGTGTACGGACTCGAGTTCGTCGGCGAGGAGGACGCCTTCGCCGCGCGGGAGGCGCGGGTCGCCGCCGCCGGCGTCGAC
This window encodes:
- the hisG gene encoding ATP phosphoribosyltransferase; translation: MRIAVPNKGRLHEPTMALLERAGLHVEETADRQLYADTVDPDVSILFARAADIPEYVADGAADAGITGLDQARESGRELAELLDLEFGRCRLVLAAPEDGDVRSPADVAGGTVATEFPRITREYLDGEGVDAEVVEVTGATELTPHVDMADAIVDITSTGTTLQVNRLAIIDEVLASSVRLFARPDAADDEKVTQVATALESVVAAEGKRYLMMNAPADSLDDVKRVLPGMGGPTVMDIADGDDDHVAVHAVVDERDVFETITALKGVGASDVLVTEIERLVE
- a CDS encoding CPBP family intramembrane glutamic endopeptidase, yielding MSDDRVGDPERDGDEPPADGDRDRDSREPSLLGRLVSPVWNAAEHRPRAPVRLLTAAALAVVALVVAGSGAAVAGLSAPLSTVLPMLAVAGATLLSARYVDRRRLSDLGLRREPGWIADLGAGLALGVLLQALIAGVGVAAGWFRVVDAFVGSVAGGATVLLVFLVVGVYEELFARGLLLVNVAEGLRFAGDRVAVGVALAASSATFGLLHAGNPGASTASTVGITLAGLFLGVGFALTGRLSFPVGVHVSWNAAQGLVFGFPVSGLGVEAAVVDLEPTGPTLVTGGSFGPEAGLLGMGAVLVGVAATAWWVRVRDGLPEGLIDSRIAVPDLRGKSESENGDEHGGSRSTTPATTNED
- a CDS encoding TATA-box-binding protein encodes the protein MADPTESINIENVVASTGIDQELDLQTVAMDLEGADYDPEQFPGLVYRTIDPKSAALIFRSGKIVCTGANSTDAVHEALDIVFEKLRELDIPVGDDPEVTVQNIVTSADLGESLNLNAIAIGLGLENIEYEPEQFPGLVYRLDDPDVVALLFGSGKLVITGGKEPADAHAAVEVISERLSELGLFG